In the Sus scrofa isolate TJ Tabasco breed Duroc chromosome 6, Sscrofa11.1, whole genome shotgun sequence genome, one interval contains:
- the LOC100621492 gene encoding serine/threonine-protein kinase SBK2 isoform X4: MAVTDSYMFSLTRRRTNTSLGSAVASGREGKGLEKGGHSHGPPTPCGADSQQGDPTEESACPVSPPPKAGLRLLWPRAPCPASPRGSCCGSEASTSGLCPEDHLPERVLCGPLCLITSRPAPDPAGTPGDSPTLRLRPGVCPLWGSQRDAAGKEMPGQPSDEEQVLMEAVEDGAEEDLGGLTAEELRQGQQAALALEDMMALNAQTLVRAEVDELYEQVRPLGQGRFGRVLLVNHRQKGTALALKQLPKASTTLRGFLYEFCVGLSLGSHAAIVEACGIGIESADSYSFLTEPVLHGDLIAFIQPKVGLPQPAAQRCAAQLASALEHIHSLGLVYRDLKPENVLVCDPACRRVKLTDFGHTRPRGTLLRLAGQPIPYTAPELCGPPPLPEGLPIQPALDAWALGVLLFCLLTGYFPWDQPVAEADPFYEDFVIWQASGQPQDRPQPWVGLTPVADTLLWGLLDPHPRRRSPVGSVQGYLGRPWRQREGEAEEVQEGHEGRTE; the protein is encoded by the exons ATGGCAGTTACAGATTCATACATGTTCTCTTTAACACGAAGAAGAACTAACACCTCCTTAGGGAGTGCGGTTGCTTccgggagagaagggaagggttTGGAGAAGG GAGGACACAGCCACGGCCCTCCGACGCCTTGTGGAGCTGACAGCCAGCAGGGTGACCCCACTGAGGAATCTGCGTGTCCAGTATCGCCTCCTCCGAAAGCTGGGCTCCGGCTCCTATGGCCGCGTGCTCCTTGCCCGGCCTCGCCAAGGGG gtcctgctgtggctctgaagctTCTACCTCGGGACTCTGTCCTGAGGACCACCTTCCTGAGAGAGTTCTGTGTGGGCCGCTGTGTCTCATCACATCCAGGCCTGCTCCAGACCCTGCCGGGACCCCTGGAGACTCCCCGACACTTCGCCTTCGCCCAGGAGTATGCCCCCTGTGGGGATCTCAGCGAGATGCTGCAGGAAAGg AGATGCCCGGGCAGCCATCAGACGAGGAACAGGTGTTGATGGAGGCTGTCGAGGACGGCGCTGAGGAGGACCTGGGGGGCCTCACGGCAGAGGAGCTGCGGCAGGGCCAGCAGGCGGCCCTGGCACTGGAGGACATGATGGCACTGAACGCCCAGACCCTGGTCCGGGCCGAGGTGGACGAGCTCTACGAGCAAGTGCGGCCCCTGGGCCAGGGCCGCTTCGGCCGGGTCCTGCTGGTCAACCACCGTCAGAAAG gcacagcCCTGGCCCTGAAGCAACTCCCCAAGGCCTCCACCACTCTGCGCGGCTTCCTGTACGAGTTCTGCGTGGGCCTCTCGCTGGGCTCGCACGCGGCCATCGTGGAGGCCTGCGGCATTGGCATCGAGTCGGCCGACTCCTACAGCTTCCTGACCGAGCCGGTGCTGCACGGGGACCTCATCGCCTTCATCCAACCCAAG GTGGGCCTCCCTCAGCCAGCAGCCCAGCGCTGTGCGGCCCAGCTGGCCTCAGCCCTGGAGCACATCCACTCACTCGGCCTGGTGTACCGGGACCTTAAGCCCGAGAATGTGCTGGTGTGCGATCCGGCCTGCCGGCGCGTCAAGCTGACCGACTTTGGCCACACGCGGCCCCGCGGGACCCTGCTCCGCCTGGCTGGGCAGCCCATCCCCTACACGGCACCCGAGCTCTGcggccccccgcccctgcccgagGGGCTGCCCATCCAGCCTGCCCTGGACGCCTGGGCCCTGGGGGTCCTGCTGTTCTGCCTTCTCACTGGCTACTTCCCGTGGGACCAGCCCGTGGCCGAGGCCGACCCCTTCTACGAGGACTTCGTCATCTGGCAGGCCTCGGGCCAGCCCCAGGACCGTCCCCAGCCCTGGGTCGGCCTGACGCCCGTGGCGGACACTCTCCTGTGGGGGCTGCTGGACCCCCACCCCCGGAGGAGGAGCCCCGTGGGCTCGGTGCAAGGCTACCTGGGCCGGCCCTGGAGGCAGCGGGAGGGGGAGGCTGAGGAGGTGCAGGAGGGGCACGAGGGGCGCACAGAGTGA
- the LOC100621492 gene encoding serine/threonine-protein kinase SBK2 isoform X2: protein MQVGGVRDGCRQRATQRDGRGREMETSKTQSDINPRRHRKPRPLEKCAQKQRTENAAREEGGHSHGPPTPCGADSQQGDPTEESACPVSPPPKAGLRLLWPRAPCPASPRGSCCGSEASTSGLCPEDHLPERVLCGPLCLITSRPAPDPAGTPGDSPTLRLRPGVCPLWGSQRDAAGKEMPGQPSDEEQVLMEAVEDGAEEDLGGLTAEELRQGQQAALALEDMMALNAQTLVRAEVDELYEQVRPLGQGRFGRVLLVNHRQKGTALALKQLPKASTTLRGFLYEFCVGLSLGSHAAIVEACGIGIESADSYSFLTEPVLHGDLIAFIQPKVGLPQPAAQRCAAQLASALEHIHSLGLVYRDLKPENVLVCDPACRRVKLTDFGHTRPRGTLLRLAGQPIPYTAPELCGPPPLPEGLPIQPALDAWALGVLLFCLLTGYFPWDQPVAEADPFYEDFVIWQASGQPQDRPQPWVGLTPVADTLLWGLLDPHPRRRSPVGSVQGYLGRPWRQREGEAEEVQEGHEGRTE from the exons ATGCAGGTTGGCGGAGTCAGAGATGGATGCAGACAGAGGGCGACACAGAGGGACGGAAGAGGCAGGGAGATGGAGACATCAAAGACCCAGAGTGACATAAACCCCAGGAGACACCGCAAACCGAGGCCCCTGGAGAAATGTGCTCAGAAACAAAGAACGGAAAACGCAGCCAGAGAGGAGG GAGGACACAGCCACGGCCCTCCGACGCCTTGTGGAGCTGACAGCCAGCAGGGTGACCCCACTGAGGAATCTGCGTGTCCAGTATCGCCTCCTCCGAAAGCTGGGCTCCGGCTCCTATGGCCGCGTGCTCCTTGCCCGGCCTCGCCAAGGGG gtcctgctgtggctctgaagctTCTACCTCGGGACTCTGTCCTGAGGACCACCTTCCTGAGAGAGTTCTGTGTGGGCCGCTGTGTCTCATCACATCCAGGCCTGCTCCAGACCCTGCCGGGACCCCTGGAGACTCCCCGACACTTCGCCTTCGCCCAGGAGTATGCCCCCTGTGGGGATCTCAGCGAGATGCTGCAGGAAAGg AGATGCCCGGGCAGCCATCAGACGAGGAACAGGTGTTGATGGAGGCTGTCGAGGACGGCGCTGAGGAGGACCTGGGGGGCCTCACGGCAGAGGAGCTGCGGCAGGGCCAGCAGGCGGCCCTGGCACTGGAGGACATGATGGCACTGAACGCCCAGACCCTGGTCCGGGCCGAGGTGGACGAGCTCTACGAGCAAGTGCGGCCCCTGGGCCAGGGCCGCTTCGGCCGGGTCCTGCTGGTCAACCACCGTCAGAAAG gcacagcCCTGGCCCTGAAGCAACTCCCCAAGGCCTCCACCACTCTGCGCGGCTTCCTGTACGAGTTCTGCGTGGGCCTCTCGCTGGGCTCGCACGCGGCCATCGTGGAGGCCTGCGGCATTGGCATCGAGTCGGCCGACTCCTACAGCTTCCTGACCGAGCCGGTGCTGCACGGGGACCTCATCGCCTTCATCCAACCCAAG GTGGGCCTCCCTCAGCCAGCAGCCCAGCGCTGTGCGGCCCAGCTGGCCTCAGCCCTGGAGCACATCCACTCACTCGGCCTGGTGTACCGGGACCTTAAGCCCGAGAATGTGCTGGTGTGCGATCCGGCCTGCCGGCGCGTCAAGCTGACCGACTTTGGCCACACGCGGCCCCGCGGGACCCTGCTCCGCCTGGCTGGGCAGCCCATCCCCTACACGGCACCCGAGCTCTGcggccccccgcccctgcccgagGGGCTGCCCATCCAGCCTGCCCTGGACGCCTGGGCCCTGGGGGTCCTGCTGTTCTGCCTTCTCACTGGCTACTTCCCGTGGGACCAGCCCGTGGCCGAGGCCGACCCCTTCTACGAGGACTTCGTCATCTGGCAGGCCTCGGGCCAGCCCCAGGACCGTCCCCAGCCCTGGGTCGGCCTGACGCCCGTGGCGGACACTCTCCTGTGGGGGCTGCTGGACCCCCACCCCCGGAGGAGGAGCCCCGTGGGCTCGGTGCAAGGCTACCTGGGCCGGCCCTGGAGGCAGCGGGAGGGGGAGGCTGAGGAGGTGCAGGAGGGGCACGAGGGGCGCACAGAGTGA
- the LOC100621492 gene encoding serine/threonine-protein kinase SBK2 isoform X1, whose product MWKFLGRGLNLCHHSHPSCCSGNSGSLTCCTARELPLLVLGEGRFPAEPKINSQRSLFVPGIPPAVVFRSPPSRWPGRDFLLLEYLKPNTRHRLHFALKYSIPSKEERERKHLWQKVAFEDTATALRRLVELTASRVTPLRNLRVQYRLLRKLGSGSYGRVLLARPRQGGPAVALKLLPRDSVLRTTFLREFCVGRCVSSHPGLLQTLPGPLETPRHFAFAQEYAPCGDLSEMLQERMPGQPSDEEQVLMEAVEDGAEEDLGGLTAEELRQGQQAALALEDMMALNAQTLVRAEVDELYEQVRPLGQGRFGRVLLVNHRQKGTALALKQLPKASTTLRGFLYEFCVGLSLGSHAAIVEACGIGIESADSYSFLTEPVLHGDLIAFIQPKVGLPQPAAQRCAAQLASALEHIHSLGLVYRDLKPENVLVCDPACRRVKLTDFGHTRPRGTLLRLAGQPIPYTAPELCGPPPLPEGLPIQPALDAWALGVLLFCLLTGYFPWDQPVAEADPFYEDFVIWQASGQPQDRPQPWVGLTPVADTLLWGLLDPHPRRRSPVGSVQGYLGRPWRQREGEAEEVQEGHEGRTE is encoded by the exons atgtggaaattcctgggccggggactgaatctgtgccaccacagccacccaagctgctgcagtggcaacagcggatctttaacctgctgcaccgcaagggaactcccacttttagtTTTGGGTGAGGGCAGATTTCCAGcagaaccaaaaataaacagtcaAAGGAGCCTCTTTGTTCCTGGCATCCCGCCCGCTGTTGTCTTCAGGTCCCCACCCTCACGCTGGCCCGGCCGGGATTTTCTTCTGCTGGAGTATTTGAAACCAAACACCAGGCACAGGCTGCACTTTGCTTTGAAATACTCCATTCCctcaaaagaagagagagagagaaagcacctTTGGCAAAAAGTAGCGTTT GAGGACACAGCCACGGCCCTCCGACGCCTTGTGGAGCTGACAGCCAGCAGGGTGACCCCACTGAGGAATCTGCGTGTCCAGTATCGCCTCCTCCGAAAGCTGGGCTCCGGCTCCTATGGCCGCGTGCTCCTTGCCCGGCCTCGCCAAGGGG gtcctgctgtggctctgaagctTCTACCTCGGGACTCTGTCCTGAGGACCACCTTCCTGAGAGAGTTCTGTGTGGGCCGCTGTGTCTCATCACATCCAGGCCTGCTCCAGACCCTGCCGGGACCCCTGGAGACTCCCCGACACTTCGCCTTCGCCCAGGAGTATGCCCCCTGTGGGGATCTCAGCGAGATGCTGCAGGAAAGg ATGCCCGGGCAGCCATCAGACGAGGAACAGGTGTTGATGGAGGCTGTCGAGGACGGCGCTGAGGAGGACCTGGGGGGCCTCACGGCAGAGGAGCTGCGGCAGGGCCAGCAGGCGGCCCTGGCACTGGAGGACATGATGGCACTGAACGCCCAGACCCTGGTCCGGGCCGAGGTGGACGAGCTCTACGAGCAAGTGCGGCCCCTGGGCCAGGGCCGCTTCGGCCGGGTCCTGCTGGTCAACCACCGTCAGAAAG gcacagcCCTGGCCCTGAAGCAACTCCCCAAGGCCTCCACCACTCTGCGCGGCTTCCTGTACGAGTTCTGCGTGGGCCTCTCGCTGGGCTCGCACGCGGCCATCGTGGAGGCCTGCGGCATTGGCATCGAGTCGGCCGACTCCTACAGCTTCCTGACCGAGCCGGTGCTGCACGGGGACCTCATCGCCTTCATCCAACCCAAG GTGGGCCTCCCTCAGCCAGCAGCCCAGCGCTGTGCGGCCCAGCTGGCCTCAGCCCTGGAGCACATCCACTCACTCGGCCTGGTGTACCGGGACCTTAAGCCCGAGAATGTGCTGGTGTGCGATCCGGCCTGCCGGCGCGTCAAGCTGACCGACTTTGGCCACACGCGGCCCCGCGGGACCCTGCTCCGCCTGGCTGGGCAGCCCATCCCCTACACGGCACCCGAGCTCTGcggccccccgcccctgcccgagGGGCTGCCCATCCAGCCTGCCCTGGACGCCTGGGCCCTGGGGGTCCTGCTGTTCTGCCTTCTCACTGGCTACTTCCCGTGGGACCAGCCCGTGGCCGAGGCCGACCCCTTCTACGAGGACTTCGTCATCTGGCAGGCCTCGGGCCAGCCCCAGGACCGTCCCCAGCCCTGGGTCGGCCTGACGCCCGTGGCGGACACTCTCCTGTGGGGGCTGCTGGACCCCCACCCCCGGAGGAGGAGCCCCGTGGGCTCGGTGCAAGGCTACCTGGGCCGGCCCTGGAGGCAGCGGGAGGGGGAGGCTGAGGAGGTGCAGGAGGGGCACGAGGGGCGCACAGAGTGA
- the LOC100621492 gene encoding serine/threonine-protein kinase SBK2 isoform X6, with protein sequence MQGGHSHGPPTPCGADSQQGDPTEESACPVSPPPKAGLRLLWPRAPCPASPRGSCCGSEASTSGLCPEDHLPERVLCGPLCLITSRPAPDPAGTPGDSPTLRLRPGVCPLWGSQRDAAGKEMPGQPSDEEQVLMEAVEDGAEEDLGGLTAEELRQGQQAALALEDMMALNAQTLVRAEVDELYEQVRPLGQGRFGRVLLVNHRQKGTALALKQLPKASTTLRGFLYEFCVGLSLGSHAAIVEACGIGIESADSYSFLTEPVLHGDLIAFIQPKVGLPQPAAQRCAAQLASALEHIHSLGLVYRDLKPENVLVCDPACRRVKLTDFGHTRPRGTLLRLAGQPIPYTAPELCGPPPLPEGLPIQPALDAWALGVLLFCLLTGYFPWDQPVAEADPFYEDFVIWQASGQPQDRPQPWVGLTPVADTLLWGLLDPHPRRRSPVGSVQGYLGRPWRQREGEAEEVQEGHEGRTE encoded by the exons ATGCAGG GAGGACACAGCCACGGCCCTCCGACGCCTTGTGGAGCTGACAGCCAGCAGGGTGACCCCACTGAGGAATCTGCGTGTCCAGTATCGCCTCCTCCGAAAGCTGGGCTCCGGCTCCTATGGCCGCGTGCTCCTTGCCCGGCCTCGCCAAGGGG gtcctgctgtggctctgaagctTCTACCTCGGGACTCTGTCCTGAGGACCACCTTCCTGAGAGAGTTCTGTGTGGGCCGCTGTGTCTCATCACATCCAGGCCTGCTCCAGACCCTGCCGGGACCCCTGGAGACTCCCCGACACTTCGCCTTCGCCCAGGAGTATGCCCCCTGTGGGGATCTCAGCGAGATGCTGCAGGAAAGg AGATGCCCGGGCAGCCATCAGACGAGGAACAGGTGTTGATGGAGGCTGTCGAGGACGGCGCTGAGGAGGACCTGGGGGGCCTCACGGCAGAGGAGCTGCGGCAGGGCCAGCAGGCGGCCCTGGCACTGGAGGACATGATGGCACTGAACGCCCAGACCCTGGTCCGGGCCGAGGTGGACGAGCTCTACGAGCAAGTGCGGCCCCTGGGCCAGGGCCGCTTCGGCCGGGTCCTGCTGGTCAACCACCGTCAGAAAG gcacagcCCTGGCCCTGAAGCAACTCCCCAAGGCCTCCACCACTCTGCGCGGCTTCCTGTACGAGTTCTGCGTGGGCCTCTCGCTGGGCTCGCACGCGGCCATCGTGGAGGCCTGCGGCATTGGCATCGAGTCGGCCGACTCCTACAGCTTCCTGACCGAGCCGGTGCTGCACGGGGACCTCATCGCCTTCATCCAACCCAAG GTGGGCCTCCCTCAGCCAGCAGCCCAGCGCTGTGCGGCCCAGCTGGCCTCAGCCCTGGAGCACATCCACTCACTCGGCCTGGTGTACCGGGACCTTAAGCCCGAGAATGTGCTGGTGTGCGATCCGGCCTGCCGGCGCGTCAAGCTGACCGACTTTGGCCACACGCGGCCCCGCGGGACCCTGCTCCGCCTGGCTGGGCAGCCCATCCCCTACACGGCACCCGAGCTCTGcggccccccgcccctgcccgagGGGCTGCCCATCCAGCCTGCCCTGGACGCCTGGGCCCTGGGGGTCCTGCTGTTCTGCCTTCTCACTGGCTACTTCCCGTGGGACCAGCCCGTGGCCGAGGCCGACCCCTTCTACGAGGACTTCGTCATCTGGCAGGCCTCGGGCCAGCCCCAGGACCGTCCCCAGCCCTGGGTCGGCCTGACGCCCGTGGCGGACACTCTCCTGTGGGGGCTGCTGGACCCCCACCCCCGGAGGAGGAGCCCCGTGGGCTCGGTGCAAGGCTACCTGGGCCGGCCCTGGAGGCAGCGGGAGGGGGAGGCTGAGGAGGTGCAGGAGGGGCACGAGGGGCGCACAGAGTGA
- the LOC100621492 gene encoding serine/threonine-protein kinase SBK2 isoform X8, which produces MLQERMPGQPSDEEQVLMEAVEDGAEEDLGGLTAEELRQGQQAALALEDMMALNAQTLVRAEVDELYEQVRPLGQGRFGRVLLVNHRQKGTALALKQLPKASTTLRGFLYEFCVGLSLGSHAAIVEACGIGIESADSYSFLTEPVLHGDLIAFIQPKVGLPQPAAQRCAAQLASALEHIHSLGLVYRDLKPENVLVCDPACRRVKLTDFGHTRPRGTLLRLAGQPIPYTAPELCGPPPLPEGLPIQPALDAWALGVLLFCLLTGYFPWDQPVAEADPFYEDFVIWQASGQPQDRPQPWVGLTPVADTLLWGLLDPHPRRRSPVGSVQGYLGRPWRQREGEAEEVQEGHEGRTE; this is translated from the exons ATGCTGCAGGAAAGg ATGCCCGGGCAGCCATCAGACGAGGAACAGGTGTTGATGGAGGCTGTCGAGGACGGCGCTGAGGAGGACCTGGGGGGCCTCACGGCAGAGGAGCTGCGGCAGGGCCAGCAGGCGGCCCTGGCACTGGAGGACATGATGGCACTGAACGCCCAGACCCTGGTCCGGGCCGAGGTGGACGAGCTCTACGAGCAAGTGCGGCCCCTGGGCCAGGGCCGCTTCGGCCGGGTCCTGCTGGTCAACCACCGTCAGAAAG gcacagcCCTGGCCCTGAAGCAACTCCCCAAGGCCTCCACCACTCTGCGCGGCTTCCTGTACGAGTTCTGCGTGGGCCTCTCGCTGGGCTCGCACGCGGCCATCGTGGAGGCCTGCGGCATTGGCATCGAGTCGGCCGACTCCTACAGCTTCCTGACCGAGCCGGTGCTGCACGGGGACCTCATCGCCTTCATCCAACCCAAG GTGGGCCTCCCTCAGCCAGCAGCCCAGCGCTGTGCGGCCCAGCTGGCCTCAGCCCTGGAGCACATCCACTCACTCGGCCTGGTGTACCGGGACCTTAAGCCCGAGAATGTGCTGGTGTGCGATCCGGCCTGCCGGCGCGTCAAGCTGACCGACTTTGGCCACACGCGGCCCCGCGGGACCCTGCTCCGCCTGGCTGGGCAGCCCATCCCCTACACGGCACCCGAGCTCTGcggccccccgcccctgcccgagGGGCTGCCCATCCAGCCTGCCCTGGACGCCTGGGCCCTGGGGGTCCTGCTGTTCTGCCTTCTCACTGGCTACTTCCCGTGGGACCAGCCCGTGGCCGAGGCCGACCCCTTCTACGAGGACTTCGTCATCTGGCAGGCCTCGGGCCAGCCCCAGGACCGTCCCCAGCCCTGGGTCGGCCTGACGCCCGTGGCGGACACTCTCCTGTGGGGGCTGCTGGACCCCCACCCCCGGAGGAGGAGCCCCGTGGGCTCGGTGCAAGGCTACCTGGGCCGGCCCTGGAGGCAGCGGGAGGGGGAGGCTGAGGAGGTGCAGGAGGGGCACGAGGGGCGCACAGAGTGA
- the LOC100621492 gene encoding serine/threonine-protein kinase SBK2 isoform X5, which yields MELRDPENHEAGDSEEDTATALRRLVELTASRVTPLRNLRVQYRLLRKLGSGSYGRVLLARPRQGGPAVALKLLPRDSVLRTTFLREFCVGRCVSSHPGLLQTLPGPLETPRHFAFAQEYAPCGDLSEMLQERMPGQPSDEEQVLMEAVEDGAEEDLGGLTAEELRQGQQAALALEDMMALNAQTLVRAEVDELYEQVRPLGQGRFGRVLLVNHRQKGTALALKQLPKASTTLRGFLYEFCVGLSLGSHAAIVEACGIGIESADSYSFLTEPVLHGDLIAFIQPKVGLPQPAAQRCAAQLASALEHIHSLGLVYRDLKPENVLVCDPACRRVKLTDFGHTRPRGTLLRLAGQPIPYTAPELCGPPPLPEGLPIQPALDAWALGVLLFCLLTGYFPWDQPVAEADPFYEDFVIWQASGQPQDRPQPWVGLTPVADTLLWGLLDPHPRRRSPVGSVQGYLGRPWRQREGEAEEVQEGHEGRTE from the exons ATGGAGCTCAGGGACCCCGAGAACCACGAGGCTGGGGACTCGGAG GAGGACACAGCCACGGCCCTCCGACGCCTTGTGGAGCTGACAGCCAGCAGGGTGACCCCACTGAGGAATCTGCGTGTCCAGTATCGCCTCCTCCGAAAGCTGGGCTCCGGCTCCTATGGCCGCGTGCTCCTTGCCCGGCCTCGCCAAGGGG gtcctgctgtggctctgaagctTCTACCTCGGGACTCTGTCCTGAGGACCACCTTCCTGAGAGAGTTCTGTGTGGGCCGCTGTGTCTCATCACATCCAGGCCTGCTCCAGACCCTGCCGGGACCCCTGGAGACTCCCCGACACTTCGCCTTCGCCCAGGAGTATGCCCCCTGTGGGGATCTCAGCGAGATGCTGCAGGAAAGg ATGCCCGGGCAGCCATCAGACGAGGAACAGGTGTTGATGGAGGCTGTCGAGGACGGCGCTGAGGAGGACCTGGGGGGCCTCACGGCAGAGGAGCTGCGGCAGGGCCAGCAGGCGGCCCTGGCACTGGAGGACATGATGGCACTGAACGCCCAGACCCTGGTCCGGGCCGAGGTGGACGAGCTCTACGAGCAAGTGCGGCCCCTGGGCCAGGGCCGCTTCGGCCGGGTCCTGCTGGTCAACCACCGTCAGAAAG gcacagcCCTGGCCCTGAAGCAACTCCCCAAGGCCTCCACCACTCTGCGCGGCTTCCTGTACGAGTTCTGCGTGGGCCTCTCGCTGGGCTCGCACGCGGCCATCGTGGAGGCCTGCGGCATTGGCATCGAGTCGGCCGACTCCTACAGCTTCCTGACCGAGCCGGTGCTGCACGGGGACCTCATCGCCTTCATCCAACCCAAG GTGGGCCTCCCTCAGCCAGCAGCCCAGCGCTGTGCGGCCCAGCTGGCCTCAGCCCTGGAGCACATCCACTCACTCGGCCTGGTGTACCGGGACCTTAAGCCCGAGAATGTGCTGGTGTGCGATCCGGCCTGCCGGCGCGTCAAGCTGACCGACTTTGGCCACACGCGGCCCCGCGGGACCCTGCTCCGCCTGGCTGGGCAGCCCATCCCCTACACGGCACCCGAGCTCTGcggccccccgcccctgcccgagGGGCTGCCCATCCAGCCTGCCCTGGACGCCTGGGCCCTGGGGGTCCTGCTGTTCTGCCTTCTCACTGGCTACTTCCCGTGGGACCAGCCCGTGGCCGAGGCCGACCCCTTCTACGAGGACTTCGTCATCTGGCAGGCCTCGGGCCAGCCCCAGGACCGTCCCCAGCCCTGGGTCGGCCTGACGCCCGTGGCGGACACTCTCCTGTGGGGGCTGCTGGACCCCCACCCCCGGAGGAGGAGCCCCGTGGGCTCGGTGCAAGGCTACCTGGGCCGGCCCTGGAGGCAGCGGGAGGGGGAGGCTGAGGAGGTGCAGGAGGGGCACGAGGGGCGCACAGAGTGA
- the LOC100621492 gene encoding serine/threonine-protein kinase SBK2 isoform X7, which produces MGSKCWALTTAGSRRVRQALEKMPGQPSDEEQVLMEAVEDGAEEDLGGLTAEELRQGQQAALALEDMMALNAQTLVRAEVDELYEQVRPLGQGRFGRVLLVNHRQKGTALALKQLPKASTTLRGFLYEFCVGLSLGSHAAIVEACGIGIESADSYSFLTEPVLHGDLIAFIQPKVGLPQPAAQRCAAQLASALEHIHSLGLVYRDLKPENVLVCDPACRRVKLTDFGHTRPRGTLLRLAGQPIPYTAPELCGPPPLPEGLPIQPALDAWALGVLLFCLLTGYFPWDQPVAEADPFYEDFVIWQASGQPQDRPQPWVGLTPVADTLLWGLLDPHPRRRSPVGSVQGYLGRPWRQREGEAEEVQEGHEGRTE; this is translated from the exons ATGGGCTCCAAGTGCTGGGCACTGACCACAGCGGGCAGCCGAAGGGTCAGGCAAGCCTTGGAGAAG ATGCCCGGGCAGCCATCAGACGAGGAACAGGTGTTGATGGAGGCTGTCGAGGACGGCGCTGAGGAGGACCTGGGGGGCCTCACGGCAGAGGAGCTGCGGCAGGGCCAGCAGGCGGCCCTGGCACTGGAGGACATGATGGCACTGAACGCCCAGACCCTGGTCCGGGCCGAGGTGGACGAGCTCTACGAGCAAGTGCGGCCCCTGGGCCAGGGCCGCTTCGGCCGGGTCCTGCTGGTCAACCACCGTCAGAAAG gcacagcCCTGGCCCTGAAGCAACTCCCCAAGGCCTCCACCACTCTGCGCGGCTTCCTGTACGAGTTCTGCGTGGGCCTCTCGCTGGGCTCGCACGCGGCCATCGTGGAGGCCTGCGGCATTGGCATCGAGTCGGCCGACTCCTACAGCTTCCTGACCGAGCCGGTGCTGCACGGGGACCTCATCGCCTTCATCCAACCCAAG GTGGGCCTCCCTCAGCCAGCAGCCCAGCGCTGTGCGGCCCAGCTGGCCTCAGCCCTGGAGCACATCCACTCACTCGGCCTGGTGTACCGGGACCTTAAGCCCGAGAATGTGCTGGTGTGCGATCCGGCCTGCCGGCGCGTCAAGCTGACCGACTTTGGCCACACGCGGCCCCGCGGGACCCTGCTCCGCCTGGCTGGGCAGCCCATCCCCTACACGGCACCCGAGCTCTGcggccccccgcccctgcccgagGGGCTGCCCATCCAGCCTGCCCTGGACGCCTGGGCCCTGGGGGTCCTGCTGTTCTGCCTTCTCACTGGCTACTTCCCGTGGGACCAGCCCGTGGCCGAGGCCGACCCCTTCTACGAGGACTTCGTCATCTGGCAGGCCTCGGGCCAGCCCCAGGACCGTCCCCAGCCCTGGGTCGGCCTGACGCCCGTGGCGGACACTCTCCTGTGGGGGCTGCTGGACCCCCACCCCCGGAGGAGGAGCCCCGTGGGCTCGGTGCAAGGCTACCTGGGCCGGCCCTGGAGGCAGCGGGAGGGGGAGGCTGAGGAGGTGCAGGAGGGGCACGAGGGGCGCACAGAGTGA